From Alienimonas californiensis, a single genomic window includes:
- the fbaA gene encoding class II fructose-bisphosphate aldolase — translation MPVATPAQYAQMLDAAQAGDYAYPAVNITSLVTLNAALKGFADAKSDGIIQVSTGGGKFASGINVGDNVLGAIVLAEACHRLAERYDIFVALHTDHCPPDAVDSFLKPLIQATADRRAEGKGNLFQSHMLDASNLPLEENMALSKELMKLCAEQEIILEVEAGVVGGEEDGASGSHDTPADKLYTTPEDMLAVYEALDGLGRYMFAATFGNVHGHYKPGSVKLKPEILKEGQAAVIKKFGEKAEFDLVFHGGSGTAKEELEETLAYGVVKMNIDTDTQYAFTRPIVGHMFENYEGVLKVDGEVGNKKVYDPRSYLKKAETGVAARLTEACEHLHSTGKTIFKK, via the coding sequence ATGCCCGTCGCCACGCCCGCCCAGTACGCCCAGATGCTCGACGCCGCCCAGGCGGGCGACTACGCGTACCCGGCGGTCAACATCACCAGCCTCGTTACGCTCAACGCCGCCCTCAAGGGCTTCGCCGACGCCAAGAGCGACGGCATCATCCAGGTCTCCACGGGCGGCGGGAAGTTCGCCAGCGGCATCAACGTCGGCGACAACGTCCTCGGTGCCATCGTCCTGGCCGAGGCCTGCCACCGACTGGCGGAGCGGTACGACATCTTCGTCGCCCTGCACACCGACCACTGCCCGCCGGACGCCGTCGACAGCTTCCTCAAGCCGCTGATCCAGGCCACCGCCGATCGCCGGGCCGAGGGCAAAGGCAACCTGTTCCAGAGCCACATGCTCGACGCCAGCAACCTGCCGCTGGAGGAGAACATGGCCCTCTCCAAGGAACTGATGAAGCTCTGTGCGGAGCAGGAGATCATCCTGGAAGTCGAAGCCGGCGTCGTCGGCGGCGAGGAGGACGGGGCCAGCGGCTCCCACGACACCCCCGCCGACAAGCTCTATACCACCCCCGAGGACATGCTGGCCGTCTACGAAGCCCTCGACGGGCTGGGCCGCTACATGTTCGCCGCGACCTTCGGCAACGTGCACGGCCACTACAAGCCGGGCAGCGTGAAGCTGAAGCCGGAGATCCTCAAGGAGGGTCAGGCCGCCGTCATCAAGAAGTTCGGCGAGAAGGCCGAGTTCGACCTCGTCTTCCACGGCGGCAGCGGCACGGCCAAGGAAGAGCTGGAAGAAACCCTGGCCTACGGGGTGGTGAAGATGAACATCGACACCGACACCCAGTACGCCTTCACCCGCCCGATCGTCGGGCACATGTTCGAGAACTACGAGGGCGTCCTGAAGGTGGACGGCGAGGTCGGCAACAAGAAGGTCTACGACCCCCGCAGCTACCTCAAGAAGGCCGAAACCGGCGTCGCCGCCCGCCTCACCGAGGCCTGCGAGCACCTGCACAGCACCGGCAAGACGATCTTCAAGAAGTAG
- the ruvA gene encoding Holliday junction branch migration protein RuvA: MITKITGRLTELSETAAYLQCGYVEHEVFVPDFVRRQLGPKRGEEVTLRTIEFIEGNPQKGRLTPRLIGFLTPVEREFFELVCSVDGVGVKKALRAMVRPVRDVAAAIEESDVQEITTLPGIGAAMAERIVAKLRRKMTRFALMPERDLPDGESPKTDVERETVEALVALGHSQVEARKKVEAARDAGAKGKTVETLLTEIYRLGRT; the protein is encoded by the coding sequence ATGATTACCAAGATCACCGGCCGCCTGACGGAACTCTCCGAGACGGCGGCGTACCTCCAGTGCGGCTACGTCGAACACGAGGTGTTCGTGCCGGACTTCGTCCGCCGGCAACTCGGCCCGAAGCGGGGTGAAGAGGTCACGCTGCGGACGATCGAGTTCATTGAGGGCAACCCGCAGAAGGGCCGGCTGACGCCGCGGCTGATCGGGTTCCTCACGCCGGTGGAGCGGGAGTTCTTCGAACTGGTCTGCAGCGTCGACGGCGTCGGCGTGAAGAAGGCCCTGCGGGCGATGGTCCGCCCGGTGCGGGACGTCGCCGCGGCGATCGAGGAATCGGACGTCCAGGAGATCACCACGCTCCCCGGCATCGGCGCCGCGATGGCGGAACGGATTGTGGCGAAGCTCCGCCGCAAAATGACCCGCTTCGCCCTGATGCCCGAACGCGACCTGCCGGACGGCGAATCGCCCAAGACGGACGTGGAACGGGAGACCGTCGAAGCCCTCGTCGCCCTCGGCCACTCGCAGGTCGAGGCCCGCAAAAAGGTCGAGGCCGCCCGCGACGCCGGGGCGAAGGGCAAGACCGTCGAGACGTTGCTGACGGAGATTTATCGGCTGGGACGCACCTGA
- a CDS encoding crossover junction endodeoxyribonuclease RuvC: MKPAAVLPLPTGAAASRAQPAGPARCLGLDPGLNRTGYAVLELTPRGPRLVEGGVLKSNPDDPLSVRVAEIGGGVRELIREFAPRLIAVEQVFAHGRNYASSLKLAHCRGAILLAAGEEGVPVEALAPTAIKARACGNGRADKAQMQRSVSAELGLKAVLEPNDVADAAAAALCVFGRLRAVAA, encoded by the coding sequence ATGAAACCCGCCGCCGTGCTCCCGCTGCCCACCGGCGCCGCGGCGTCTCGCGCCCAGCCGGCCGGGCCGGCCCGCTGCCTGGGGCTGGATCCCGGGCTGAACCGCACCGGGTACGCCGTCCTCGAACTCACCCCCCGCGGCCCGCGTCTGGTGGAGGGCGGGGTGTTGAAGTCGAATCCCGACGACCCGCTGTCCGTCCGCGTCGCGGAGATCGGCGGCGGGGTGCGGGAGCTGATCCGCGAGTTCGCCCCCCGGCTGATCGCCGTCGAACAGGTGTTCGCCCACGGTCGGAACTACGCCAGCAGCCTGAAACTGGCTCACTGCCGCGGCGCCATCCTGCTCGCCGCCGGCGAGGAGGGCGTGCCGGTGGAGGCCCTCGCCCCGACCGCGATCAAGGCCCGCGCCTGCGGCAACGGCCGAGCGGACAAGGCCCAGATGCAGCGGTCCGTCAGCGCCGAGTTGGGCCTGAAAGCCGTGCTGGAGCCGAACGACGTGGCCGACGCCGCCGCCGCCGCGTTGTGCGTCTTCGGCCGCCTGCGGGCCGTCGCGGCGTAG
- the ispF gene encoding 2-C-methyl-D-erythritol 2,4-cyclodiphosphate synthase gives MSPPSPPPYRVGAGSDTHRVARDSDIAKPLLLGGVEVPVAFHLVGHSDADVLAHAVTDAILGACGAGDIGELFPNTDPANAGRDSADFLREAVRQAADRGWRIGNLDCTVHAERPKLSEFKQPIAARLAELLGVSPDVVNVKAKSGEAVGPVGRGEALTADAVVLLFRDER, from the coding sequence ATGTCGCCTCCCAGCCCCCCGCCGTACCGCGTCGGGGCGGGGTCTGACACGCACCGCGTCGCCCGGGACAGCGACATCGCCAAGCCGCTGCTGCTCGGCGGGGTGGAGGTGCCGGTGGCGTTTCACCTCGTCGGACACAGCGACGCCGACGTGCTGGCCCACGCGGTGACCGACGCGATCCTCGGCGCCTGCGGGGCGGGGGACATCGGCGAACTCTTCCCCAACACCGACCCGGCGAACGCCGGCCGCGACAGCGCCGACTTCCTCCGCGAAGCCGTCCGCCAAGCCGCCGACCGCGGTTGGCGGATCGGCAACCTCGACTGCACCGTGCACGCGGAGCGGCCGAAGCTCAGCGAGTTCAAACAGCCCATCGCCGCCCGACTGGCGGAGCTGCTGGGAGTGTCGCCGGACGTGGTCAACGTGAAGGCGAAAAGCGGCGAGGCCGTCGGGCCGGTCGGCCGCGGCGAGGCGCTGACGGCGGACGCCGTCGTTCTGCTGTTCAGGGACGAACGATGA
- a CDS encoding UbiX family flavin prenyltransferase, with product MTEPREPPLVVGVTGASGAAYAVRLLRVLLAAGRDVHAVFSPAAVQVFRDELHTDLSPVTLDVEALFTMRFPWSDRPLEPVPEGCGALTVHRHVDWSAGPASGSFRTGGMVICPCSMGTLASVAGGLCSNLIHRAAAVHLKERRKLIVVPRETPLSAIHLGNMQTVAAAGAVLLPAMPGFYHGVNGVDDLVDFVVARIVDQLGIDRDLMTRWGT from the coding sequence ATGACGGAGCCGCGCGAACCTCCGCTGGTCGTCGGCGTCACCGGGGCCAGCGGCGCCGCCTATGCGGTGCGGTTGTTGCGGGTCCTGCTGGCCGCGGGGCGGGACGTGCACGCGGTGTTCAGCCCGGCGGCGGTGCAGGTGTTCCGCGATGAACTGCACACGGACCTCAGCCCGGTGACACTCGACGTCGAAGCACTGTTCACGATGCGGTTCCCGTGGTCGGACCGGCCGCTCGAACCCGTGCCGGAGGGATGCGGCGCGCTGACAGTTCACCGGCACGTCGACTGGTCCGCGGGGCCGGCGAGCGGGTCGTTTCGGACCGGCGGGATGGTGATCTGCCCCTGTTCGATGGGCACGCTGGCGAGCGTCGCCGGGGGGCTCTGTTCGAACCTGATCCACCGGGCCGCCGCGGTGCATCTGAAGGAGCGCCGCAAGCTGATCGTCGTGCCGCGGGAGACGCCGCTGTCGGCGATTCACCTCGGCAATATGCAAACCGTCGCCGCCGCCGGGGCCGTGCTGCTGCCGGCGATGCCGGGCTTCTACCACGGGGTGAACGGGGTGGACGACCTGGTCGACTTCGTCGTCGCCCGGATCGTCGATCAACTCGGGATCGACCGGGATCTGATGACCCGCTGGGGCACGTAG
- a CDS encoding ubiquinone/menaquinone biosynthesis methyltransferase: MPAAAPAVDKSTERVRRMFGAIAGRYDLMNRLMTGGLDVLWRRRISRADLGAGPALDCCTGTGDLAFALRKRRPDLRVVGADFTHQMLAEATRKDRRGEIAWVEGDGEALPFADAAFTAVSVGFGLRNVADTRRGLAEFYRVLAPGGVLLILETSRPTNPLLAPLFKLYFRGVVPVLGRWAAGNPESAYDYLPASAAVFPDGEELCDLFREAGFADCNFQPLGFGAATFYTARKP; the protein is encoded by the coding sequence ATGCCGGCCGCCGCTCCGGCCGTCGACAAGTCGACCGAGCGCGTGCGGCGGATGTTCGGGGCGATCGCCGGGCGGTACGACCTGATGAACCGCCTGATGACCGGCGGGCTCGACGTGCTCTGGCGCCGGCGGATCAGCCGGGCGGATCTCGGGGCCGGACCGGCGCTGGACTGCTGCACGGGCACCGGCGACCTCGCGTTCGCCCTCCGCAAACGGCGGCCGGACCTGCGGGTGGTCGGGGCGGACTTCACCCACCAGATGCTCGCCGAGGCGACCCGCAAAGACCGCCGGGGGGAGATCGCCTGGGTCGAGGGCGACGGCGAGGCCCTGCCGTTCGCCGACGCGGCGTTCACCGCGGTTTCGGTGGGTTTTGGGCTCCGCAACGTCGCCGACACCCGCCGCGGCCTCGCGGAGTTTTACCGCGTTCTCGCCCCCGGCGGCGTGCTGCTGATCCTCGAAACCTCCCGGCCGACGAACCCGCTGCTCGCCCCGCTGTTCAAGCTCTACTTCCGCGGCGTCGTCCCCGTGCTCGGCCGCTGGGCCGCGGGGAACCCGGAGAGCGCCTATGACTACCTCCCCGCCAGCGCCGCGGTCTTCCCGGACGGCGAGGAACTGTGCGACCTGTTCCGCGAGGCCGGCTTCGCGGATTGCAACTTTCAACCCCTCGGCTTCGGCGCGGCGACGTTCTACACGGCGAGGAAGCCGTGA
- a CDS encoding transcriptional regulator, with amino-acid sequence MSSRSRLPRHDDELPNELVELARQIAALPPELQPALEKPFSQVVESVRRRRRILGVVQEALSQLRLDIKYLMFDLDMTKRERDELLAD; translated from the coding sequence ATCAGCTCCCGCAGTCGGCTGCCCCGCCACGACGACGAGTTACCGAACGAACTGGTCGAACTGGCCCGGCAGATCGCGGCGCTGCCCCCGGAGCTTCAGCCGGCCCTCGAAAAGCCGTTCTCCCAGGTCGTGGAGAGCGTCCGGCGGCGTCGGCGGATCCTGGGCGTCGTGCAGGAGGCCCTTTCGCAGCTTCGGCTCGACATCAAGTACCTGATGTTCGACCTCGACATGACCAAGCGCGAACGCGACGAACTGCTCGCGGATTAG